The genomic DNA AATATCATAGGTATCACAATGaggattttgttctgtttagctATCCTTCTGCACGCTGCTACCTGTTCACTATATGACATTGGTAAGAtcgtctatctgtctctgtctgtctgtctactatATAGTGAGATTGTATTTATACCTTCAAGGGACAGAAtatctgtctttttttaaaacctattatacaataatgtgccaatttattagaacacctcgatttgtcatttatatccttaaatacctacctgcatgaaaacctctttgTGTGAGACTTAGTAATTAGTGatgtagaaacaataggcactcttgTGAAAATGCTagatcactttgtgctttaataggCATCTTGaacaactttaaaaaagtaacatgcattttaccatttgtgtatgtgtgttcctttttatcttattattttttaatgaattccaCACATGGCCTAtcatcaattaaatcagacaattgctaatttgcttatttgacaattttccaagattatcagttacagtggtttggatttcatatgcacaacaaatcaaaacaacagaagcaatggggtgttctaatacattttcacactacTGTAGCAATCTATTTTGATTAACTGGTATCAAACATTTACACAAGAGACACAGGATTTAAAGGGTTATCTGCTgttcagtttagtttattcacttttgggcctgcagggccagcacaggtacagctCAATAGTGAAAGCATCGCGAATACAAAGAGacatctaaataaatatattagaaaaataaaaacacatgatcACAGTTTCATTATAGCTTAAACAATTTCAAGCACAGATGCCACTGAACTGCAAATTTAAAGCCAGAGAGGCATGGCAATATATTTTAGTCTCGTCAAGGGTTGGTTTCGAAAACCCAAGTGTAAAGCAATACAGAGCTTCTCCACCTCCCTTTAATCCACATTGCTCCAGGATTATTTAGTACTGTACATGTTGGCTTGTTCTTTATTTCCATTaagacatctttcttttttttcaccagtTATTTCAGGGGTTTTTGAGTCCAGTATCACTACATTTAATTACACTCAATCCAGAGAGTACTGTCTGTCGCAGAATGCAGCTTTAGCAACCTTAGAGCAGGTGACCAGTGCTCAGAACACCAGCTTCCAGACCTGCAGGTAACGTATGCACTGAGAGTGTGGTTAGAATTGAACACATTCAGTACCATATAAATTTTcagaatgtttaatttaatttcttactttttaatttgtcattttgtgtCATTCTCTGCTGTTTATGTTTgcactgcttattaaatattCTACTTCGAAAAGCTGAACTTCTGAAATGCGGCAAGTTTTCTAAATGGCCACTGGGGGTGTGTGTAAGTCATTTCAGCCACACCTCTGCAACTGATCTGTAAAGTCAATGGAAAAACATCTTTCACAAGGAACTGGAAATTAGAGATGCACACCACCCTAGTGGGTCAGAgttctcacttcagaaattcagcttttagacaATGCTTGAAAAAAGCTGTGATAGTAATCCTGAAAAATAGTAAtctaagcagaaaaaaaactatagagAGTGATAGAGGTCATAGTAGGATattaaaatggaaataattgAAGTACTTACAAATGATTCAACCTCTTACATTGGGGTCTGTTTCaccttgattacactatgtaacacaatttttgttcctgggtagtaagtgttatttcctaattacttctgcctcaaaagcatagaaaatggctattattccccacaaactttgcttttgtgaccaggacagtgatattttgaaatttacctattttcaatgagaaaacgggcgaatttgtgtctcttcgttcacataaagtaaaaaaaaaaacaacatatgaatccaaattaacatgtatttatactaaagtaatacaaaaatgactacaaaagatttagaagtgagtagtttttcaagatttacgattatactgtaaatcactttcacgaatcagcccccaaatgtagtctcccatcatgttctcgttatactgtccttggtagtggcgttcaaagtccagtatatcctggtggaagcgctcgccttgctcctccgagtacgctcccatgttctccttgaatttatcaagatgagcatcaaggatatggactttgagggacatcctacagcccattgtgccgtagttcttcaccagagtctcaaccagctccacatagtttttggccttgtgatttcccaggaagccccgaaccactgcgacaaagctgttccaagccgctttctccttactagtgagcttcttggggaattcattgcactccaggatcttctttatctgtggtccgacgaagacaccggctttgacctttgcctcagacagcttagggaagaagtcttgaaggtacttgaaggcagccgactccttatctagagctctgacaaattgtttcataaggcccaatttgatgtgcagtggtggcatcagcaccttccgggggtccaccagtggctcccacttgacgttgttcctccccacagagaactcggtccgctgtggccagtcccgcctgtggtagtgcgccttggagTCCctactgtcccaaaggcaaagatagcagggaaacttggtaaaaccgccttggagacccatcaggaatgccaccattttgaagtctcttatgaccttgatgccatctcagaaaaatgcagatatgtatccacttaggcagctggaactaaactgaactggtgggcttaaggcccctgtatttaaactactatttatattactggaaagttctagaaagttctagaagttactccaagtttactcagcactgaatctatctgaaatgttctggaaaataggtaaatttcaaaatatcattgtcctggtcacaaaagcaaagtttgtggggaataatagccattttctatacttttgaggcataagcaattaggaaataacacttaatacccaggaaccaaaaaaaaaaaataataaattgttacacggtgttaccattatcaaatacattatcTTGGTTGAGTCAATTGAAAATAACCCATAATCTGCACAACCCACATACCAATACATTGAATTCCGTTTACATTGCAATCgaatatcaataaaaaaacaaaaaaaacaacatgtgtttTGAAGGATCCTTCCACATTACAATTTGAATACATTGCTCTGTACTTGTAATATTCTCATATCATGTAAACCTAATTTTTAAAGCATCAGAGATTTTATACTACAATCTATTTCTGAACCACATTCAGTTTGACTTTTTTTATGGAAGTAAATGCTTTGGCTCACCCTTCATTTTCATGATGTAACTTTTCGATGGCAGGTATGGATGGGTGGAAGAGCAGTGAATTCTTCTTGCCCGTACCACAGCGATCAAGACTTGTGGCAACAGTAATATAGGCATCATTAAAAAAGGGCCCTGTGGATACTACACTGCACCCAGTGCCTACTGCTACAAAACCAATGGTAACCATCTCGGGTCTCTTGAGTTCGAGAGCTAGTGTGTTCTAGTGGAAATGCCTGGTTATTTGATTTATAAGCTGGTTAATTTAGTttgtgtgctttactgtactgctaCACATGTACATCGTTTGTAAAAcactttcttaaaaacaattctTTGTTATGTACAATACAGTAAATaccacaaaacactaaaacaaatattgcAAAGCTGATTGAGATTGGCGTGGTAAGATGTACAATAATACAATGTTGCTTGGTCTCTGCTCAGTTCCTTTACAAGTCTTTCATTTCCCAAAAAGATTTCTGTGCATCTTCCTGATCTAGTTAACTGTACAACCAGTTCCATGTATAACGCCTATTCAGAATTAAAACATAACAGCAAAGGATATGACAATACTGAAGAGGTTTTGGAATACAGTGGTAAAAATCAGTTCGGCTCTGTTTCTTCACACAGTGTCTTTTACAGATGTATACGTGGTCTATCCTCCATTTGGGAACAGTACCATGACATACAGTGAAGCTATGCAACGGTGTTTATCCCTTGGTGATAGCTTGGCATCAAAGAAACAACTGAGTAGTACATCCACACCCATCCCTGACGGCATGTAAGTAATAAAACTGCTTTTCATTGCGGGCGGggcagggtggggtggggtggggtgggggtagggGGGCAGAGAAACTCCCTAAGGGCCTTATTATCTCAATggcactctgcagtgctgacaaACCTTTTCTTTGGAACTAGACTGACActtaaaaaatctacaaaaacaatataccactatttgttttattttttgtcttgatCTAAATCAGGGttggccaaagctggcccttccactcctggtctttgttccagctctgttctaaattgtttaaaccCTTAAGGTACACTGGGATTTGAGCGGCTGTtgaaacagtttcttcttaaaatacatttgagagtgactcaagtgacacagggaggaaactgacaatttggatgaccagatccaacctgtcagtacattttaaaccatgtttcatgcgcctcattgcaaaaaaaaaaaaaaagttagcataaTTTTATTCGTGGGACACATACTTcctttgtaccttaaagggttaattgaaccaattaaagctagatccagaccctgaagtagtttactatataattttacctgttaaacctggagtggaatggtcctCGAGGACAGTGatttgacacccctgatttaaACAGTGGAGGATCTCATCCTTGAAGCTGGTCTATTACAGTCCAGCATACTTGTATTATATGATGTTAATCAGGAGGGAGGGAATCTGTGTGACATCAGTGGGATTAATATAGAGTTGAAGGTCGATCCCTCAGTATACTGCATTGTCTTTCTCCTTACAGACCTGCGTGGAGCAAAGACAAGGACGTGGTTCAGTTCTCCAGTGGAAAGCTGACAGTTACTCCATGTGTCAACAAACCCAGCCAGCTTGCTTCAGCCTACTGCTTCAACCCAAATAGTAAGATTTATTTGTAATACTTTCAAGAACTATAACAAATCCTACAGGATATGATATGAACTGTTTAATAGTTGCATAAAACAATTGGATtttgaatctttttttcttttctttttggcagtcacagACTTTATTCCAGTAATCAAGGATGACAAATGTAAGCAGTCACTCCCCActcaaatataatacattatactCTCAATGTGATTTGCCTGTCTGAAATgaactttttttatattgtttatattttagtgtGGCTCAAGATTGCCATAGTTTGCATTATCTCCTCTATATTTATCATCTTACTCATGGCTGTCACCTTCATGAAAGGGTAAGAAAATTAAGCACttttttgtgtctctgtgttatttttcaattttaaacacactgATAAATGCACCAGTTACTTTTCTTGTAAGGTATGAATTTGATTGTAGAATCTACTGCATTAAGTTACATAAGATATAGAAATTGATATAAGATAATActcttatactgtatgtataacagtcagtaactaattgtattttttttttgttttgttttgtttccaggaATAAGTGCATCTGCTGTGTCAAACGTAAAAAGCCAGCGGAAGACTCTACCCTAGAGAGAGGCCAAGGCTTTGACACAGTCAGAGGACTGCATCGTGATAGGATTCCATCATACCAGATCAGTGGCGCAAGAACCAAGCCACCTGTATTGAGTAAGGCCTTAAACACTGGCTACAGCTCTCATTACTCTAACCATGGCTTTGAATCCACACCCGAGGCCAGTAAGCAGAACTTTGCCAAAACTTATGTGGACCATGACCGTTATGAGTACAGCAATGCTGCCTTTGATAATACTTATTAAGACATCAAATCTGACTTGACTCCGCGGTTAAGCAGTGATGACTGACACAAATCAGCGACCTCTGGAATTGAATGGACTTCCtcccactgtattttttttttaatgtgttctacataaaaaaatagtcaaaatgattttttttagtttgttttagtatttcaaaaaattattttagtattttacacCCTCTTGATTAAATCTGAAAAATTGTGCTGCTGTTCTTATAGCAGCCaagtaataaataacaaaaaaatatgattacTACAGACTttgtgcattaaataaataaataaataaataaataaataaataaataaataaataaaaagttgttgtttggtattttttaaaagcaactaaAATGGAACGGGgttccaggttttgctatgagtttagtcAAGCATATTGTATGGAAATAACGAGCTAAGGTGTGTCTGGGCAAGCTCATAAAAAACTGCAATGGCTCAGAATTCCATGTAATTGTAACCTTAATTCTACCAAACGTTTATGTTTGCTATGACTGTACAGGAAATATGTGGAGTTTTATTACTAGggtgttaaaaacaaaatgtacttaacagactattaagctttttggttttagttattaataataataataataataataataataataataataataataataataataataataataataataataataataataataaaagtaggtGTTTAAATATTGTAGGTGAAATTGGTATGTATATTTGGTAAGTTTTACTCGAGGAGCTGAACCTGAGggtggtgtgcgtgtgtgtgacacCATAAAGATAGCAAAGCTATGTTCAAAACTGGAATCAGTTATAACTTGTTTAAAAGGCTAGTATATGGTAATAGAAATAGTTTAGAGTTTACATGCTGCTATTTGTTatataatttattgtttttttgtcttttgtaaatGTTAGGCAATAAGGACTAAAATCTGTAAATTGTTTCATACCTTATTTCCTGTGGTTTAATTTCTGTTCCTGGGTGTGTCAGAGAACCTTTACCCAAGTCCTTCAAAACACAGCTACTGAAGAAAGGAAtgatgtacagtacttgtgtcattCAATCCTTGTTAAACTACTGGTCATAGCAGTAAATACCACAAAACACCAGCAAATGCTGTTATGCACAGTTTTATAGGCAAATGCTATGCAATGTCACTTCTATACATGCTGCATCTGCCGTTAGACACAGAAGTGACAGATAATTCCTTTAGGTCAGGTGAGGTCAAAGTTGTCTcttccattcctggtctttgttccaacccaaattgtttaattgaacctgcatccagaccagggccggattaaaggacATGGGGGCCCTAcgttaacccatattttgggggccctatgcacatggcgaatggtgttattggcatattggttaatccggccctgcgttggggacagagagagtgagcggagcagagcgagccaattatatatggagcggggggaGCGGAGTGGcgtagttgctggagtggagcgtggtgcagacatttccagcctgctctttcacagcactgagaagaactgagcacggttttgCTCCAAAACGAGTTTGCACCAAAAATGTAAAGaagaaggtgacaaatacagatgcagtcactgtaaagtattttccatcatgcctttgcatggtaaccattaattttccagtttcaaaccaaaattaggcacttttatgttttgcagacttgagaattgcatttaaaaaaaaaaagcttttatattcaatgatTCGTGTTGCACTTtctaattcattatggagggaaaaatatctattctcccgattgtggagctgccatataaaaatgtaagtcagtgtgtccatctgtctgcggttattacaaAGCCTATACTGTTTTTTTACCGTTCTATATACTGTAAGAACTATATAAATTATCTGAacactttatgtaggcttttttctttgctgatcatagctgggcatgaggcttgttaagCTGTGTATGCTTTTATTGCTTTGTACCAtatgacagaaatcacatgcgagaGATAATAATttaatctcactgttgttaatgatcattttaattaacattcaaacatctgttggaacatacaacaaaaaatgatgcaatatggatcacagacataaaaaagctTCTGTCCCAGACAGTAAAGTACAAATGCATTAGCAAGTTCATAATATAACTTAATGTTATATGGGTATGCCAAAGTggctaacagtgtgcaggtgcaagtgatcaatgaacagacagacaattataatccaggtgcaaagtagtTTAAACTGCGTTTCTGCGGTCACGGATTGATAGCTATTGGAAGCCTATGGCAAGCCaagttatcatttagagatatctcgatatattttaagatatctctaaatcgttTCCAAACATGTCTAAATATTTTAAagtatcttcaaatatttaaaggtacCGCATCGCAAAATTATTTTCACTTATCTTTTAAATTGAGCTTTTTCATTTAGCATTTTCAGATATacagtatctttaaatcattttaagatatctcaaaatcattaaatcaaacatcctgttcatttagggATATCTCTAaggggacaggaagtccattcaaaacatagagcattttcacaggaagtcatttagagataccttgaaattacttacagtttattttgagatactgTATCTAAATGTTTTGGTAACATGGAAAGAGATTAGGGTACATTGTTTCACAAAGTTGTACCCAATTCAAAACATCTGTGTATCTTAATTTCTGTTTTGCATCCTACAATATAACTGAGTTGGAATATGTAATATAACCTGATGTAAAGTGAATACAAGCACCCAATTTCAGTCACAGTGACATAATAGCAAGCACATTATAAAGGAGAAACATCCTACAGCTAGAACTGTGTTTGAGAAATATCAATCAATTAAATTACGTTTATGTTGTGCTTTTTATGGCAAAGCCATCTCCAAAGAGCTTCAGAATCAAATAAAGTAAAAGGCCAATGAAACGAACTGCAGTTATAGTAAGGGCCATTTTCTGATAAAGTACATAAAATGGTAAAATAGAGTAAACTGATTCCtaaagaattatattttaacagaaagttTAACTATTAATCAATATAAGCATGATCATTATAGTAGCAGCACTTAACTAgaagtgtgtgtgttgggggagtTGATAACAAAGTAAAGATcagaaattcaattttttttcaagcttttccagtttcttttttatatccTCATAATTCCAATGCTTTCTCCTGGTTCTTATCAGCTGCCCTAGTGTTGTGTGTCACTGCTGCACCCAACCAATGCTGAAGTTATAACCAGGGTTGTATAGTTTGACTAGAATATTGACAAGCTTCTCATCATTGCTCTCTTCACACCTCTGCAGGATCCTCTTGCCCCATCCCTGCCACAGACTGTCATCACTGAAGCTGATGATGAAGAAATTCTCAGGGGAGTCCCTCTTCAGCTTTTCTGCTTCTTCATTTACAATATTCCAAATAGCACTATACAATcccaatatatattaaaaacaatacaatatacccTCAATATTCATTCTTTTATCTACTTATAGCCCCATGTGTGTGGCCCTTAACCTCAGGGTCAAATGTAGACTTCAGTACAGACAACCTTATTCCAGTGAggtcaaaataaaggtttaatttGCTAAATATAGCAGTGCATTGCTGTTATGACTTGCGATCGCTAAcaagggcaaaacatgtttttgccacaaattaaaaaaaaaaaaaaacacatcgcaCAATACATTGTGTGGCATCCTTGAATCTCACACATAGGCTGTTTACAAAacctaaaatgatatactgtaaattaaaaggTGTTAAATAAACAAGActctaaaaatatttatttgtcctCTTAACATAAAACAGCCTAACAACCCTTTTCTCTATAGCATTTACTtgtacagattttattttaactttaactGCAGGCTCACTCTTTGTTGAGATGGTATTGGGACTCTGTTTTAAGAATTAAATACTACTTTAATTAATATTAAGTTTCCCATTTAATCCAGAAATAACAGCCAGCAGAATAAAAATCTACTGTgtttcaaaactgtacaaataaaatatttacacagtACTTACACTTTTTTTCAAAGAGGTATTATTTGAACAAagttcaatacatttaaaaaggcttTTATAACTGATGCTATTTCCTTCAATCCTGTtaaaagatagaaaaaaatattaaagtattctactgttaaaatagttCTAAATTGACATATAAAAAGGCACATTTGCGAAACTAACACAATTGGCTGATACACTGTTTACAAGCAAGGAAGGAATTAATAGTCTATTCCCAAATAGAAGGACAAACAAGATGCATGACTTACTATCTTGTGGCCACAAGATAGTAAAACAtgcactctatctatctatatctatctcgtATCCACTCCTGGGCTCCCTAAAAAGAGAAAAttagaaatgtacatattttagattgatttaatttactaTAGTTCAAATGACATGCCTAATATATTcctaagatcattaaaaaaagtcTCTATTATATCGTTTTTTAAATAGCAGTAAAACACACTCTCCAACCAACATGTATCTACAGTTACAATTCAAATTTACAGTTTTAGTTTGAGGTtcaataaaatatagaaaaaaaaacacactcttccttctcaaaacacacatatatatctagGCTACCACTTGGTCTATCCCTTCCAGATATGTCTATTCTATGGAATTGTGTGCTGGTTAAAATCCTTAATTGGTCTGCTTCCATTTCCAGAAAACAGTCCCTGGTAATGTGGGAGATTACACTTTTTGCTGCTAGGTATAGTATTTGCAAGGCTATAGTCATAGTAATATGTCTTTATCAGGTTGATATTGGAGTTAAGTTGTAGGCTTTGagcagtttgttttaatttaccacTTTCTGTCACCAAGCCACTTCTCAGTCAGTACATTTTGCTTAAAATATGTTGAGAATACCATTGTATCTGCTGTAAATATTACTCAAGATggtctttttaaaattttaacttACCACATCTGCTTACGTGTTTGGTTCTTCCTTAGGGACTCAAGTAATTCAATGAGTTCTTCATCCCCAATATTTGTCCAACCAAGACTAtggtaataaacaataaacagaatGCAAGGTTAATTCcttcagttctccaaaaacatgtatttattacatcccatttaatatttaaaacattataaattGGAGACAGTCCCACCatttaatttacataaaactatGTGAACAGTGGCAGAGCCACCCTAATAATTATAAACCTGCTGGATTAGACATTTTTTCACCATAAAATGCCAGCCTGTGTATATTACACAGCCTGTGTAATATAAAGTTAAATGGTAACAATGgtaaatggtaataataataataataataataataataataataataataataataataataataataatatttagataAAATATCCTATGTGTTGCCATTATCCTACTAGAAAGTTTCAGTAATTTATGAAACTTACAACTTTCAGTCTAAGAAGCATTTGATCTTCAGTTTAGAATGTTCCTATGGATCTAACAAGTACCTACGGGAAAGACAGAaaacattgacaaagacttcCCTGTGAAAAATGAATGGTTGTCAAATTGTgttactatgatttttttttatagtactgcTGTTTTCTTATGACAAAAAGTACAAGTTTACCCTTTGTTTTAAACAATTTGTATGTAATTGTTATGTGGTTGGAACTGCAGTTTTTACTTGACCTCCAG from Acipenser ruthenus chromosome 2, fAciRut3.2 maternal haplotype, whole genome shotgun sequence includes the following:
- the LOC131700647 gene encoding uncharacterized protein LOC131700647 → MTYSEAMQRCLSLGDSLASKKQLSSTSTPIPDGIPAWSKDKDVVQFSSGKLTVTPCVNKPSQLASAYCFNPNITDFIPVIKDDKLWLKIAIVCIISSIFIILLMAVTFMKGNKCICCVKRKKPAEDSTLERGQGFDTVRGLHRDRIPSYQISGARTKPPVLSKALNTGYSSHYSNHGFESTPEASKQNFAKTYVDHDRYEYSNAAFDNTY